The proteins below are encoded in one region of Calliopsis andreniformis isolate RMS-2024a unplaced genomic scaffold, iyCalAndr_principal scaffold0048, whole genome shotgun sequence:
- the Fln gene encoding flightin, producing MWDDEPAPWDMEETPAEEQPAEEGAAPAGDGGEAAPAEKPKIKLEKIEPPHYNTHWVRPLFLNYDYLYEYRKNYYDDVIDYLNQRQRGIFREPPRAQEWAERAMRTYDQKNLDKSIKRSANMKEIINMRHEPRYYSYHTRAYYSLKYQKIL from the exons ATGTGGGATGATGAGCCAGCACCATGGGATATGGAAGAAACCCCAGCAGAAGAACAACCTGCTGAAGAAGGGGCAGCACCAGCAGGCGACGGTGGTGAAGCAGCACCGGCAGAAAAACCaaaaataaaattagaaaagatTGAACCACCTCATTATAACACTCACTGGGTTCGTCCTCTCTTTCTTAATTACGACTATCTCTACGAGTACAG GAAAAATTACTACGATGATGTCATTGATTATCTAAACCAAAGACAAAGAGGCATATTCCGTGAACCACCTAGAGCTCAAGAATGGGCTGAACGTGCAATGAGAACGTATGACCAGAAGAATCTCGACAAGAGCATCAAGCGATCTGCGAATATGAAGGAGATTATAAATATGAGACACGAACCTAGATATTACAGTTATCATACTCGAGCATACTACAGCTTAAAATATCAGAAGATTTTGTGA